The Desulfovibrio sp. genome segment GGTCGACGTGGCCTACATCCGCCTTACCCCCGAGGGTCTGGTCAAGGCCGAGTCCATCAGCGATGCCGATGCGCGCAAGTGGTACGATGCCAACGCCTCGCGCTTTAACCAGCAGGAAGAAATCAAGGCCGCCCACATTCTTGTGCCTCTCGCCGAAGACGCCTCTGAAACGGACGTGAAGAAAGCCCAGGAAAGCGCGGCCGCCATCGAAAAAGAACTCAAGAGCGGCAAAAGTTTTGCCGATGTGGCCAATGCCCACAACGGCCCCAATGCCGCCGGCCCCGGTGGCGAGCTTGGCTGGCTCAAGCGCGGCACCACGGTCAAGCCTTTTGAAGATGCGGCCTTTGCCCTTGAACCCGGCAAGGTTTCCGCTCCTGTGCGCAGCCAGTTTGGCCTGCACATCATCAAGGTAGAAGAAAAGAAGGGCGGCGGTACGCAGTCCTTTGCCGCAGTGGCCGACGAAGTGCGCAAGGCCATGGCCAAGGAGCAGGGCGCGGACAAGCTGCGCGACGTGCTCGACAACCTGATTGAAGACAACATTCTCGGCAAGCCGCTTGAAAAGAGCGCTCAGGCTCTGGGCCTCGAAGCGCAGCAGACCGGCCTTGCCGCCGCGCAGGAGCTGCAGCAGAAGATGGGCATAACAGCCGAAGCCGCCGCTACCCTTGAAAAAACCCCGGCCAATTCGCCGGTGGACAGGGCCCTTGAAGCTGGCGACGCCTACGTGGTTGCCCGCGTGCTCAAGGCCGAAGCCGCCTCCACCCTGCCCCTTGAGGCCGTGAAAGAAAAGATTGTCGCCCGCCTGCAGGGCGAGAAGGCCCTCGCCGACGCCATGCGCGCCGCTACCGAGCGCCGCAAGAGCCTTGTCGACGGAGCCATCAACCCCACGCTCAAGACGGGCATGGGCATCAAGACCGCCAACCCCATGGACCGCAGCGGCAGCCTGGCAGATTTCGGGCCTGATCCGGAACTGGCAGCCGCCCTGTTCAGCGCCCGGGTTGGCCAGTGGCTGCCCACGGCTTTTGCCGTCAGCAGCCCCAAGGAAGGCCAGGGTGCCGTGCTTGTTCACGTGGGTGCCGTGCAGCCTCCCGATGCTTCGGAATGGGACATGATCAAGGACATCATGGCCGGTGCCGTGGAGCGTGAGCGCGTTCAGGGGCTGTACGAAACCTTCATGCAGCGCCTGCTTTCAACCGCCAAGGTTGAAGTGCTCAACATGGATATTGTGGACAGAAAAAACATGTAGTCCGCGCGGCGCGGGCCAGAGCCTGCGCCGGGGCTTGCAGCAAGTCAGTCAGTATTATAATGGACCGGAACCGCATCTGCGGTTCCGGCCTTGCATATTTCCCCCACATTCCCCCGCCGGTCTGACGGCCGGGATGTTTACAAAACGACATTCCTACCTATTTTTCATAAAGCGACCAGTGTGGTCTGCGACCGGGCCACGCCCGGCATGAAAGGAGGCACTTTATGTGCGGCATTATCGGTTATGCGGGTCACAGGCCTGCTGTTCCCGTTGTGGTTGAAGGCCTGCGCCGTCTGGAATACCGCGGGTACGACTCTGCTGGCGTGGCCTTTGCCCGTCAGGGTGACCTGCATGTGGTGCGCGCCACGGGCAAACTGGCCGCGCTGGAAGAAAAGCTGGCGCACGAAGAAGGCATCACCACGCCCACCAGCGCCATGGGCCACACCCGCTGGGCTACCCACGGCGTGCCCGCCGAACGCAATGCCCACCCTCACCGCTCCAACGACGGCACGCTTGCCATCGTGCACAACGGCATCATCGAAAACTATCAGGAAATAAAGGCTGACCTCACGGCCAAGGGCTATACCTTCAGCTCTGAAACCGACACCGAAGTGCTGGTCAACCTTATCGCCGAGCGCCGCAAAACCGAGCCCGACCTGCTGCATGCCTTTGCTGCCGCCCTGCGCGAGGCTCACGGCGCCTATGCCGTCTGCCTCATGGACAAGGACGAACCCGGCGTCATCTACGCCGCACGCATGTCCGCCCCGCTCATTTTTGGTCAGGGAACGGGCGAAAACTTTGTGGCTTCCGACATCCCGGCATTTCTGCCCTACACCCGTCAGGTGGTTTTTCTTGAAGACGGCGAGCTGGTGCGCGCCACAGCCTCTGATTTTGCCATCATGCGCCTCAAGGACCTGAGTCCGGTACAGCCCGAGGCCCAGACCATCCAGTGGGACATGCAGGCCGCGCAAAAGGGCGGTTACCGCCACTTTATGCTCAAGGAAATTTTTGAGCAGCCCCGCGTTATCACCGACGGCCTCACCGGTCGTGTGGAAGGCGACCACGGCGACGTGCGCCTCACAGAGCTGGACAGCCTGCCCGTGCCGCGCCGTCTGCACATTGTGGCCTGCGGCACGTCGTACCATTCCGGCATGTGGGGTCGCCACCTGCTGGAACACTGGGCTCACGTGCCCGTGCAGGTCGAGATCGCTTCCGAATTCCGCTACCGGGATTCTCTCCTGCTTGACAAGGACGACATGGTGCTGGTCATCAGCCAGAGCGGCGAAACCGCCGACACCCTGGCCGCCCTGCGCATTGCCCGCGAGCGCGGCATCACCGTGGTTGGCCTGTGCAACGTGGTGGGATCTTCCATCGCGCGCGACGCTTCTGCCGTGCTTTACACCCAGGCTGGGCCAGAAATCAGCGTGGCTTCCACCAAGGCCATGTGCAGCCAGATGCTCATGCTGGCCCTAATGGCCCTGTACTGGAGCAAGCGTAACGGCACCATGTCTGCCGAAGAGCGCCGCAACGTTATCGCCATGCTCGAAAACCTGCCTGCCCTGCTGGACGGAGCCCTGCCCGCCATGCATGAAAAGGCGCGCGAACTCTCGCGTAAGTACGCGCAGGCACGTAATTTCTTCTATCTTGGACGCGGCCACTGCTACCCGCTGGCCCTCGAAGGCGCGCTGAAGCTCAAGGAACTTTCGTACATCCACGCCGAGGGCTACGCCGCCGGCGAAATGAAGCACGGCCCCATCGCCCTTATCGACCCCTCCTTCCCCACATTTGCCCTGGCGTTGGACGACAGCCTGCTGCCCAAGGTGAAGTCAAACATGGTCGAGGTGCAGGCGCGTCAGGGCAAGGTTATCGCCCTGACCAACGAAGGCTTTGACCTTGGGGCCGAGGACACCTGGATTATTCCCAAGCTGCCCGCGCCGCTGGCCGGTTTTATGGCTCTGCCCGCCCTGCAGCTCTTTAGCTACGAGACTGCCGACTACCTTGGCAAGGACGTTGACCAGCCCCGCAACCTGGCCAAGAGCGTTACGGTGGAATAAGCCAGATCTAACAGGCTCGGTGGAAACAACTCCCCGTGCACGGTATGCGCATGGCGCCGCCCTCGGCAGAGTTAATCGCTGGGGGCGGCGTTTTTTTTGGGGTGAGAGGCTCCTCAACACAAGGGTTCGCTGCTATGCCAAAACTTCTGTATTTGCTTTGCGCGCTGGTTCTGCTGGCTGCCCCTGTCAGGGCAGATGCCTGCACGTTGTGGGCTGCGGCGGGCCCTCAGGTTGCTGGCGGCGGAACCATAATCGTTAAGAACAGGGATTGGCGGCCTGACAACCAGCAGAAAATTCGCCTCGCGACAAAGGGCAAATACCGGTTCATATACCTTGAGGCGGAAGGTAACAGTTTTTCGGGTGCAAAACAGGGAATAAACGAAAAAGGGCTTGCCATAGTGCTTGCATCGGCACCGCGCGAGGTTGAGCGGGCAGGCAAAAATGCCGGTATGACAAAACTGAGAATCCTGCTGGCCTCCTACGCCAGTGTGCAGGAGGCCCTGGCTGCCCTGAAGGCTGGCGCTTGGGTTACCAACCCCCAGTTTATGGTTTTGGCTGATGCAAAGGAAATAGCCTGTGTAGAGTTTGGCCCTGGCGGTCAGTATGCTGTCGTCGCGCAGCAGGGCTCCGGGGTGGTTTTTCATACCAACCATTATGTGTCGCCGCAGCTTGAGCCGTTAAACCCGCATAAATTATCAACCAGTCTGGATAGATATAATAAGATTTCCAGCCTCCTTCAGGCTGGTGCCCCATTTGACGTGCAAAAATTTCAGGCTTTCAGCACCGATCCGACGCTGTGGCGGGCAGGTGCCACGCCCTCGACCACGCGAACCCTTTCCTCATGGATCATCAGGCAGATGCCCGACGGCAGCGGAACGCTGTATCTGCGCATGGCCAACCCCGATCATCCGGTAAAGGAATACCGTTTTGCGCTCAAAGACCTGTTTGAGGGAAAGGTTGATCTTTCCCTCGTTCAGTAACCTGCCGGTTAAGGTTGGGAAAACTGCCGAGGGAAAAACCTGTCTGAAGTGCGCGGTTCCGTTCGTGCGGCAGTTCTGGGCGACAAAACGCGGACGCTTGCCCCTGTGGCTTGCCTAGCCGAGCCAAATTGGGCATAATCTGTATCTGTAACCTTTCAGGCCTTTGCGGAGGCGCACATGCAGCCCGAGATTCTGCTTTTTGACATAGGTAATACATCAATCAAGATTGGGTTGGCCAACGAGCGGCATGTGCTGACCTCGTACACCCTGCGCACCGATACCGCCCAGACTGCGGACAATTTTGGCCTTACTCTCCTTACCCTGCTGCAGCATGCTGGCGTTACGGCTTCACAGCTCAAGGCCTGCGTGACCTCTTCTGTGGCCCCGGGCTTTGACCCGCTTTTGCGCGAGGCTGTGGCCCGCTATGTGGGCTGCCCCCTGCAGCGGGTGGGCAAGGAACTGCCGGTTCCGCTCGAGAACCGCTACGAACGCCCCGCCGAAGTCGGCGCAGACCGGCTGGTGGGCGCGTATGCTGCCCGCCGCATGTACCCGGAAACTCCCTCGCTGCTCGTGGTTGATTTTGGCACTGCCGTGACCATCGACTGCGTCAGCGGTGATGCCTATATGGGCGGTCTCATTTTTCCCGGTCCCCGCACGGCCCTCACCGCTCTTTCGCGCGAGGCCGCCAAGCTGCCCAGGGTCAACCTGGACGTACGCGCCGATGAACCCACGCCGGGGCGCAACACCACCACCAGCATCCAGCACGGTCTGGTTTTTGGTTTTGCCTGTATGGTCGAGGGTCTTACCCAAAGGCTCAAAAGGCAGATGTCCGGCCCGGTCAAGGTGCTTGGCACGGGTGGTTTTTCCGCTTCCATAGCGCGGGTCAGCCCCGTGTTTGATCAGGTGCTGCCCATGCTGCTTCTTGATGGCCTGCGCAGGCTGCACTATGAAGAACGCGGCGCGGTGGAATAACGCCGTGCTGCCCCTGCAGCGTCCGTTTGCCAGCGCCTCTGGCGCAGTTCCGGGTTTGCCCGTTGGGCCCGGAGATCTGTTTTACGGGCCTGCCTTTTCTGACCGTACTTTCCTCCGTCGGCCATGCTGACGGTACATATTTCGTAAACAAGCCCGCCAGGGCAAAAGGAGTAGACAATGAGCAGCATTGCTTCTGTTTATGGCCGTGAGATTCTCGATTCGCGCGGCAACCCCACTGTTGAAGTGGAAGTGACGCTGGAATCCGGTCACAGCGCCCGTGCGGCCGTGCCTTCGGGAGCCTCCACGGGCAGCCGCGAAGCCCTGGAAATGCGCGATGGCGACAAAAGCCGTTTTGGCGGCAAGGGCGTGACCAAGGCCGTTGACAACGTCAACGGCGAAATCGCCGAAGCCATTGTTGGTATGGACGTGCTACGCCAGGTGCAGATCGACAACACGCTCATCGACCTCGACGGCACCGACAACAAGGCCCGCCTTGGCGCCAACGCCATGCTTGGCGTTTCCATGGCCTGCGCCCGTGTGGCCTCTGAATTTCTGGGCCTGCCGCTCTACAAGTATCTTGGCGGCATCAACGCTAAGGTGCTGCCCGTGCCCATGATGAACATCATCAACGGCGGCGCGCATGCTCCCAACAATCTTGATATCCAGGAATTCATGATCATGCCCGTGGGCGCCGTGACCTTCCGTGATTCGCTGCGCATCGGTGCGGAAATCTTCCACACCCTGCAGGCCATTCTGAAGAAGGACGGCCACGTCACCAGCGTGGGCGACGAGGGCGGCTTTGCCCCCAACCTCAAGAACCACGACGAAGCCTTTGGCTACATCATCAAGGCCATCGAAGAAGCGGGCTACAACCCCGGTTCTGAAGTGGCCCTGGCCATCGACGCTGCCGCCAGCGAATTCTACAAGGACGGCAAGTACGTTCTGGGCGGCGAAGGCAAGAGCTTCAACAATGCGGAAATGAGCGACTGGCTGGCCGAATTCACCCAGAAGTACCCCCTCATCTCCATCGAAGACGGCATGGCCGAAAGCGACTGGGACGGCTGGGGCATGCTGACCGCCTCGCTGGGCGACCATGTGCAGCTGGTGGGCGACGACGTGTTCGTGACCAACCCCGCCATTCTGGCCGAGGGCATTGATCAGGGCGTGGGCAACTCCATCCTCATCAAGCTCAACCAGATCGGCACGGTTACCGAAACCCTCGATACCATCGAGATGGCCAAGGAAGCCTCTTACAGCACCGTGGTTTCGCACCGCTCCGGCGAAACGGAAGACAGCTTTATCGCCGACCTGGCTGTGGGCGTGAACGCCGGCCAGATCAAGACCGGCTCGCTCTGCCGTTCCGAACGCATGGCCAAGTACAACCAGCTGCTGCGCATCGAAGAAGAACTGGGCGACGACGCGGATTTCTTTGGCCCCATCATGGCCGAATACTATCTGCAGCTTGAAGACGAAGACTAAAATCCACAGGGCCGCAGGCCCGGCCAGTCTGGGCCGGGTTTGCGGGCTTTTGTACCGCTGATCGCGTATGGACCTCCAACCCGCGTGCAACCGCCAATGGAAGTGCGCGGGTTTACCAGCGACCGCCGCACCGGCCGGGAGCGGCGGTCGCCCTGTTTTGGGCGCCCATCATACTTTCGGAGCTCATCATGATTTTGATTGACGGCAAAAAAACAGCCGCCGATATCCGCGCGGAACTTGGCGCGGAAGTGGCCGCCGCCATCGCCCAGGGGCATCGCGCACCGGGCCTTGCGGTTATTCTTGTGGGCGAAGACCCTGCCTCGCAGGTCTACGTGCGCAATAAAGAGCGCGCCTGCGCCGAGGCCGGTATTGTTTCCTTTCCCCACCACCTGCCTGCCACAACCACACAGCAGGAACTGCTCGACCTCATCCACCAGTGCAATGCCAACCCCAATGTGGACGGCATCTTGCTGCAGCTGCCTCTGCCCAAGGGGCTCGACGCGCAGGAATGCCTGCTGTCCATTGATCCTGAAAAGGACGTAGATGGCTTCCACCCTGTAAGCGTAGGGCGGCTTTCGCTCGGTCTGCCGGGCTATGTGTCGTGCACGCCTGCTGGCGTCATGGAATTGCTGCGCCGCTACGACCTGCCCACCTCTGGCAAGAAAGCCGTGGTTGTGGGTCGCTCCAACATCGTGGGCAAGCCGCTGGCCATGCTGCTGGCCCGTTCTGGCCGCTTTGGCGATGCCACGGTGACCGTATGCCATTCGCGCACGCCCGACCTTGCCGAGCAGTGCCGTCAGGCCGATTTTCTGTTTCTTGCCATGGGCAGGCCCCGCTGCATCACGGGCGACATGGTGCGCGAGGGTGCGGTGGTCATTGATGTGGGTATCAACCGCACGCCCGAAGGCCTGTGCGGCGATGCCGACTTTGCCAGCGTCAGCCCCAAGGCCCACGCCATTACGCCGGTTCCCGGCGGCGTTGGCCCCATGACCATTGCCATGCTGCTGAGCAATACCGTGCAGTCGTGGCGCGCGCACAGGGCCGGAGTCTAGCAACACAACAAGGAGAACCGGATGGAATTCAAAGAGGCTGTCAAAATCTGCCTGACCAAAAAGTACTGCTGCCTCAAGGGCCGGGCCTCAAGGTCTGAATTCTGGTGGTTTTGCCTGTTTACGTTTATATTGAACCTGATTGTGGCCTTGCTGGGCTCGTTGTTGCCAGCGCTGGGTTCCATTGTGAGCGCCGTGCAGGCCCTGTGGCTGCTGCTGCCCACAGTGGGGGTTACCACGCGCAGGCTGCACGACCGCAACCTTTCGGGCTGGTGGCAGCTGCTGCCGCTGGTTGCTGCCTTGCCGGTCATCATTGCCGTGGCACTTGACGCCGACTGGCTGCTGATGCTGGCTGGTTGCGCTGCGGCTCTGACAAGCCTTGGGCTTCTGGTGGTTTACGCGCTCAAGGGCACTAGCGGCCACAACCGCTTCGGGCCTGACCCCCTTGACGGGGCCGGGGTCTGAGGGGCAACATAAAAAGTTACACCGCCGTCCGGCGGAAACAGGCGAAAATCCGCGCCGCTGGCCCATTTCAGGCCATCTTGCCAGACGTTTGGCTATAGCGTATGGCCCGGTCATCATCTGCCATTATTGAGAGGGCAACTATGTATCGCAACGCGAAAAATGTCGGTTATTATATGATTGGTTCGGGTAGTCTTACCCAGCTTGGCGATTTGCTTGGCGCGCGTCGCGCCGCAGTGAATGGCCCCGCCGTGTTTTTTGTGGATAAATTTTTTGAAGGCAAGGATCTGCTTGCCAAGCTGCCTGTGGAAAACAAGGACATGGTGCTCTATGTGGATACCGCCGACGAACCCACCACAGACAGCGTGGACGGCTATACCGATCAGGTAAAGGCCTTCCTCAACGGCGCGACCCCCTGCGCCCTGCTGGCCTTTGGCGGCGGTTGCGTGCTTGATACCTGCAAGTGCGTGGGTAACCTGCTGACCAACCCCGGCAAGGCCGAAAACTATCAGGGCTGGGAGCTGGTCAAAAATCCCGCCCCCTACAAAATCGCCGTTCCCACCCTTTCGGGTACTGGTTCAGAAACCTCGCGCACGGGCATCATCTGCAACGAGGCCAAGAACATCAAACTCGGCATGAACAGCGACTACACCATGTTCGAGCAGGTGCTGCTCGACCCTGACCTGACCGCCAGCGTGCCGCGCAACCAGTACTTCTACACCGGCATCGACACCTACATGCACTGCTTTGAGAGCATCACCGGCTCTTACCGCAACGTGGTGGTCGATTCGCTGGCTGAAAAGGCCATTGACCTCAGCAAGCAGGTTTACCTTTCCAGCGACATGATGAGCGACGAAAACCGCGAAAAGCTCATGATCGCCTCCTTCCTTGGCGGCATGGCTGCCGGTTTTGTGGGCGTGGTGCATCCTATCTCGGCAGGCCTCAGCATGGTGCTGCACATGCACCACGGCATTGCCAACTGCTACGCCCTCTCCGTGCTTGAAGACATCTACCCCGATGAATACAAAGACTTTATGGTCATGATGGAACGTCAGGGCATCGATCTGCCCAAGGGCATCTGCAAGGGTCTTACCGATGCGCAGTACGACGCCCTTTACGGTGCCAGCATTGTGCACGAAAAGCCGCTTTCCAACCGCCTTGGCCCGGATTTCAAAAAAATCCTTACCAAGGAAAACGTTATCGAGCGCTTCCTGCGCATGTAACAGGCCGCTGCGCCACGAGCGCACGCGCCTGGAGTGATAACCGAATATTGTGCGCCGCCGGGCTTTCCGGCGGCGCATTTGCCACAAGGAGTCCGCATGGACATTAAAGTAAATTTCAGTGGCCGTGCCATCCGCTATACGGAAGAAGAAATTGCGGTGGTTGTGGATGTCATGCGCAATGCCGACACGCTCACCCAGGGCGTGCACATGCGCGATTTTGAAAGCAAGTTTGCCGCCTATCAGGGCGTGGCCCCTGGCAGCTGCTTTGTGACCATGAACGGCGTTTCGGCGCTGGAGCTTTCTGCCCAGCTGTGCCGTTTCAAGCCCGGTGACGAAGTGGTCATGCCCTCGCACACCTTTACGGCCTCTGCCTACCCCTACATCAAAAAGGGCGCTACGATGGTCTGGGCCGACGTAGACCTGCTGACCCGCGTCGTCACTGCCGAAACCATCGAAAAAGCCATTACGCCCCGCACCAGGGCCGTTGTGGTGGTGCATCTCTATGGCTACGTGGCCGACATGACCGCCATCGCCGCCCTGTGCAAGGAACGCGGCCTGATCCTCATTGAGGACGCGGCTCAGGCCATCGGCTCTGTGGTTGACGGC includes the following:
- a CDS encoding DUF805 domain-containing protein; the encoded protein is MEFKEAVKICLTKKYCCLKGRASRSEFWWFCLFTFILNLIVALLGSLLPALGSIVSAVQALWLLLPTVGVTTRRLHDRNLSGWWQLLPLVAALPVIIAVALDADWLLMLAGCAAALTSLGLLVVYALKGTSGHNRFGPDPLDGAGV
- a CDS encoding type III pantothenate kinase, which produces MQPEILLFDIGNTSIKIGLANERHVLTSYTLRTDTAQTADNFGLTLLTLLQHAGVTASQLKACVTSSVAPGFDPLLREAVARYVGCPLQRVGKELPVPLENRYERPAEVGADRLVGAYAARRMYPETPSLLVVDFGTAVTIDCVSGDAYMGGLIFPGPRTALTALSREAAKLPRVNLDVRADEPTPGRNTTTSIQHGLVFGFACMVEGLTQRLKRQMSGPVKVLGTGGFSASIARVSPVFDQVLPMLLLDGLRRLHYEERGAVE
- a CDS encoding C45 family peptidase produces the protein MPKLLYLLCALVLLAAPVRADACTLWAAAGPQVAGGGTIIVKNRDWRPDNQQKIRLATKGKYRFIYLEAEGNSFSGAKQGINEKGLAIVLASAPREVERAGKNAGMTKLRILLASYASVQEALAALKAGAWVTNPQFMVLADAKEIACVEFGPGGQYAVVAQQGSGVVFHTNHYVSPQLEPLNPHKLSTSLDRYNKISSLLQAGAPFDVQKFQAFSTDPTLWRAGATPSTTRTLSSWIIRQMPDGSGTLYLRMANPDHPVKEYRFALKDLFEGKVDLSLVQ
- a CDS encoding SurA N-terminal domain-containing protein; translation: MLEYIRSNSQSLGVKLAFGLIILVFIFWGVGSMKDRGTGSLVATVNGDPITIRDFELAYRNAEEAVVRNNPGATRDQIRQGLGRQVLRDLISQTLVRQEAARAGITVTPLELRIAVGKIPVFQNANGQFDPAVYKRVLEMQRISPAQYEHDMSEDLLRQKLFALVTSAAWHDPAEAQNRYNFLREQRVPDYIFIPAAEFMAGAKPTDAEVTAYYDSHKGEFAVPPKVDVAYIRLTPEGLVKAESISDADARKWYDANASRFNQQEEIKAAHILVPLAEDASETDVKKAQESAAAIEKELKSGKSFADVANAHNGPNAAGPGGELGWLKRGTTVKPFEDAAFALEPGKVSAPVRSQFGLHIIKVEEKKGGGTQSFAAVADEVRKAMAKEQGADKLRDVLDNLIEDNILGKPLEKSAQALGLEAQQTGLAAAQELQQKMGITAEAAATLEKTPANSPVDRALEAGDAYVVARVLKAEAASTLPLEAVKEKIVARLQGEKALADAMRAATERRKSLVDGAINPTLKTGMGIKTANPMDRSGSLADFGPDPELAAALFSARVGQWLPTAFAVSSPKEGQGAVLVHVGAVQPPDASEWDMIKDIMAGAVERERVQGLYETFMQRLLSTAKVEVLNMDIVDRKNM
- the folD gene encoding bifunctional methylenetetrahydrofolate dehydrogenase/methenyltetrahydrofolate cyclohydrolase FolD — encoded protein: MILIDGKKTAADIRAELGAEVAAAIAQGHRAPGLAVILVGEDPASQVYVRNKERACAEAGIVSFPHHLPATTTQQELLDLIHQCNANPNVDGILLQLPLPKGLDAQECLLSIDPEKDVDGFHPVSVGRLSLGLPGYVSCTPAGVMELLRRYDLPTSGKKAVVVGRSNIVGKPLAMLLARSGRFGDATVTVCHSRTPDLAEQCRQADFLFLAMGRPRCITGDMVREGAVVIDVGINRTPEGLCGDADFASVSPKAHAITPVPGGVGPMTIAMLLSNTVQSWRAHRAGV
- a CDS encoding iron-containing alcohol dehydrogenase family protein yields the protein MYRNAKNVGYYMIGSGSLTQLGDLLGARRAAVNGPAVFFVDKFFEGKDLLAKLPVENKDMVLYVDTADEPTTDSVDGYTDQVKAFLNGATPCALLAFGGGCVLDTCKCVGNLLTNPGKAENYQGWELVKNPAPYKIAVPTLSGTGSETSRTGIICNEAKNIKLGMNSDYTMFEQVLLDPDLTASVPRNQYFYTGIDTYMHCFESITGSYRNVVVDSLAEKAIDLSKQVYLSSDMMSDENREKLMIASFLGGMAAGFVGVVHPISAGLSMVLHMHHGIANCYALSVLEDIYPDEYKDFMVMMERQGIDLPKGICKGLTDAQYDALYGASIVHEKPLSNRLGPDFKKILTKENVIERFLRM
- the glmS gene encoding glutamine--fructose-6-phosphate transaminase (isomerizing), which produces MCGIIGYAGHRPAVPVVVEGLRRLEYRGYDSAGVAFARQGDLHVVRATGKLAALEEKLAHEEGITTPTSAMGHTRWATHGVPAERNAHPHRSNDGTLAIVHNGIIENYQEIKADLTAKGYTFSSETDTEVLVNLIAERRKTEPDLLHAFAAALREAHGAYAVCLMDKDEPGVIYAARMSAPLIFGQGTGENFVASDIPAFLPYTRQVVFLEDGELVRATASDFAIMRLKDLSPVQPEAQTIQWDMQAAQKGGYRHFMLKEIFEQPRVITDGLTGRVEGDHGDVRLTELDSLPVPRRLHIVACGTSYHSGMWGRHLLEHWAHVPVQVEIASEFRYRDSLLLDKDDMVLVISQSGETADTLAALRIARERGITVVGLCNVVGSSIARDASAVLYTQAGPEISVASTKAMCSQMLMLALMALYWSKRNGTMSAEERRNVIAMLENLPALLDGALPAMHEKARELSRKYAQARNFFYLGRGHCYPLALEGALKLKELSYIHAEGYAAGEMKHGPIALIDPSFPTFALALDDSLLPKVKSNMVEVQARQGKVIALTNEGFDLGAEDTWIIPKLPAPLAGFMALPALQLFSYETADYLGKDVDQPRNLAKSVTVE
- the eno gene encoding phosphopyruvate hydratase, coding for MSSIASVYGREILDSRGNPTVEVEVTLESGHSARAAVPSGASTGSREALEMRDGDKSRFGGKGVTKAVDNVNGEIAEAIVGMDVLRQVQIDNTLIDLDGTDNKARLGANAMLGVSMACARVASEFLGLPLYKYLGGINAKVLPVPMMNIINGGAHAPNNLDIQEFMIMPVGAVTFRDSLRIGAEIFHTLQAILKKDGHVTSVGDEGGFAPNLKNHDEAFGYIIKAIEEAGYNPGSEVALAIDAAASEFYKDGKYVLGGEGKSFNNAEMSDWLAEFTQKYPLISIEDGMAESDWDGWGMLTASLGDHVQLVGDDVFVTNPAILAEGIDQGVGNSILIKLNQIGTVTETLDTIEMAKEASYSTVVSHRSGETEDSFIADLAVGVNAGQIKTGSLCRSERMAKYNQLLRIEEELGDDADFFGPIMAEYYLQLEDED